A genomic window from Streptomyces sp. NBC_01429 includes:
- a CDS encoding acyl-CoA dehydrogenase family protein, giving the protein MSRLAQTAGLTDIQREILSTVRDFVDKEILPVATELEHRDEYPTRIVEGLRELGLFGLMIPEEYGGLGESLLTYALCVEEIARGWMSVSGIVNTHFIVAYLLKQYGTQEQKDTFLPRMAAGEVRGAFSMSEPALGSDVSAITSKGTRDGDSYVLTGQKMWLTNGGTSHLVAVLCRSDEGHPEGTARHKSMTTFLVEKEPGFGEVRPGLTIPGKIDKMGYKGVDTTELVMDGLRIPANRVLGGTTGRGFYQMMDGVEIGRVNVAARGCGVAQRAFELGVSYAQQRHTFGKPIAQHQAIQFKLAEMATKVEAAHAMMVNAARKKDSGERNDLEAGMAKYLASEYCKEVVEDAFRIHGGYGFSKEYEIERLYREAPMLLIGEGTAEIQKMIIGRRLLEEYRFQG; this is encoded by the coding sequence ATGAGCCGACTCGCGCAGACCGCGGGGCTGACCGATATTCAGCGGGAGATCCTGTCGACCGTAAGGGACTTTGTCGACAAGGAGATCCTTCCGGTCGCCACCGAACTGGAACACCGCGACGAATATCCGACGAGGATTGTCGAGGGTCTGCGGGAACTCGGACTGTTCGGGCTGATGATCCCGGAGGAATACGGCGGACTCGGTGAGTCCCTGCTCACCTACGCGCTCTGCGTGGAGGAGATCGCGCGCGGCTGGATGTCCGTCTCCGGCATCGTCAACACGCACTTCATCGTGGCGTATCTGCTCAAGCAGTACGGCACCCAGGAGCAGAAGGACACTTTCCTGCCGCGCATGGCGGCCGGCGAGGTGCGCGGCGCCTTCTCGATGTCGGAGCCGGCTCTCGGCTCGGACGTCTCGGCGATCACGTCCAAGGGGACCAGGGACGGGGACTCCTATGTACTGACCGGCCAGAAGATGTGGCTGACCAACGGCGGTACGTCCCATCTGGTCGCCGTGCTCTGCCGGAGCGACGAGGGCCATCCGGAGGGGACGGCCCGGCACAAGTCGATGACGACGTTCCTGGTGGAGAAGGAGCCCGGCTTCGGCGAGGTACGGCCCGGCCTCACCATCCCCGGGAAGATCGACAAGATGGGATACAAGGGCGTCGACACCACCGAGCTGGTGATGGACGGACTTCGCATTCCGGCCAATCGGGTACTCGGCGGCACCACCGGTCGAGGGTTTTACCAAATGATGGACGGTGTCGAGATCGGCCGGGTGAATGTCGCGGCGCGTGGCTGCGGGGTCGCACAGCGCGCCTTCGAACTCGGCGTCTCATATGCCCAGCAACGCCACACATTCGGAAAACCCATCGCCCAGCACCAGGCGATCCAGTTCAAGCTGGCCGAGATGGCTACCAAAGTCGAGGCCGCCCATGCGATGATGGTCAACGCGGCACGCAAAAAGGACTCCGGGGAACGAAACGACCTGGAGGCAGGGATGGCGAAGTACCTCGCCTCCGAATACTGCAAGGAAGTCGTCGAGGACGCCTTCCGTATCCACGGCGGTTACGGCTTCTCCAAGGAGTACGAGATCGAGCGCCTCTACCGCGAGGCGCCGATGCTGCTGATCGGCGAGGGTACCGCCGAGATCCAGAAAATGATCATCGGCCGCCGACTGCTGGAGGAGTACCGATTCCAGGGATAA
- a CDS encoding phosphatidylserine decarboxylase produces MPHSQTSAPSGRVRIARGASPWLLPTVATAAIGLARARRSKRAAALAVPATALAAGMLWFFRDPEREITQGRVISPADGVVQSIMPWKDGRTRVAIFMSPLNVHVNRAPLAGTVTSVEHIPGGFVPAFNKESENNERVVWHFDTELGDIEMVQIAGAVARRIVPYLPQGTKVEQGERIGLIRFGSRVDIYLPEGVDVAVEVGQTTTAGVTRIDRD; encoded by the coding sequence ATGCCCCACAGCCAAACCTCTGCACCCAGCGGCCGGGTCCGCATCGCACGCGGAGCATCGCCGTGGCTCCTGCCGACCGTCGCGACCGCAGCGATCGGCCTGGCCCGTGCCCGCCGCTCCAAGCGTGCGGCAGCCCTCGCCGTGCCCGCCACCGCGCTCGCGGCGGGCATGCTGTGGTTCTTCAGAGACCCGGAGCGCGAGATCACGCAGGGCCGGGTCATCTCCCCGGCCGACGGTGTGGTGCAGAGCATCATGCCGTGGAAGGACGGGCGCACTCGGGTCGCCATCTTCATGAGCCCGCTGAACGTTCATGTCAACCGCGCTCCGCTCGCGGGAACCGTGACCTCCGTGGAGCACATCCCCGGCGGATTCGTTCCGGCGTTCAACAAGGAGAGCGAGAACAACGAGCGCGTTGTCTGGCACTTCGACACCGAGCTGGGCGACATCGAGATGGTGCAGATCGCGGGCGCGGTTGCCCGGCGCATCGTTCCGTATCTGCCCCAGGGGACCAAGGTGGAACAGGGCGAGCGCATCGGCCTGATCCGGTTCGGCTCGCGCGTCGACATCTACCTTCCGGAAGGTGTCGATGTCGCTGTCGAGGTCGGCCAGACCACGACCGCAGGGGTGACTCGAATTGACCGTGATTGA
- the pssA gene encoding CDP-diacylglycerol--serine O-phosphatidyltransferase — protein sequence MIDPDTQAGWVAEAEAKADAEAEEMPLSLRLSIADTLTLGNATCGFMAVYFTTTGILIPHLTGSDESGMARHSAATAVILMLAAAIFDLFDGLVARKLRSSPMGAELDNLSDLISFGLAPAYFVLVYGMVADDAHQRVSALAAIVVLLAVVLRLARFSCVTLKDGMFQGMPSPFGALTVISIVLLELPFVPTLLAIIGVAWLMVSRVEYPKPRGVLALAMLSWIVAAMGLLAAWAFDAPGGQLLLQTGCALQVVTGAVIPLFATARRVNTFRGNRREARAAQLP from the coding sequence GTGATTGATCCCGATACGCAAGCAGGCTGGGTCGCCGAGGCAGAGGCCAAGGCGGATGCCGAAGCCGAGGAGATGCCGCTGTCGCTGAGGCTGTCGATAGCGGACACCCTCACGCTCGGTAACGCCACCTGCGGCTTCATGGCCGTCTACTTCACCACCACCGGCATTCTCATCCCGCACCTCACGGGCAGCGACGAGAGCGGCATGGCGCGGCACTCCGCCGCGACGGCCGTGATCCTGATGCTCGCCGCGGCGATCTTCGACCTGTTCGACGGTCTCGTGGCGCGCAAGCTGCGCAGCTCTCCGATGGGCGCGGAGCTGGACAACCTCTCCGACCTGATCAGCTTCGGTCTCGCCCCGGCCTATTTCGTACTGGTGTACGGAATGGTCGCGGACGACGCGCATCAACGGGTGTCGGCGCTGGCGGCGATCGTGGTGTTGCTCGCCGTCGTGCTCAGGCTGGCCAGATTCTCCTGCGTGACGCTGAAGGACGGCATGTTCCAGGGCATGCCGAGCCCCTTCGGCGCCCTCACGGTCATCTCGATCGTGCTGCTGGAGCTGCCCTTCGTACCGACGCTGCTCGCGATCATCGGCGTGGCATGGCTGATGGTGAGCCGGGTCGAGTACCCGAAGCCGCGCGGTGTGCTCGCGCTGGCGATGCTCAGCTGGATCGTCGCCGCGATGGGGCTGCTGGCGGCCTGGGCGTTCGACGCGCCGGGCGGTCAGCTGCTGCTCCAGACGGGCTGTGCGCTCCAGGTGGTGACGGGCGCGGTGATCCCGCTCTTCGCCACGGCGCGCCGGGTGAACACCTTCCGCGGCAACCGCCGCGAGGCACGGGCGGCGCAGCTGCCGTAG
- a CDS encoding glycerate kinase: MTDGAVNGSARVLIAADKFKGSLTALEVAQRVTAGLHEVAPGVPVETLPVADGGDGTVAAAVAAGFERREARVTGPLGDEVTAAYALRDGTAVIEMAEASGLQHLPKGVFAPLTATTHGSGELLSAALDAGARSIVFGVGGSATTDGGAGMLGALGARFLDAGGQPVGPGGGGLRDLATADLSGLDPRLAAADIVLASDVDNPLTGPKGAAAVYGPQKGATPEDVATLDAALARYAGVLEAALGSRAAHLAFSPGAGAAGGIGYGALVGLGARFRPGIDVMLDVLGFAPALARATLVITGEGSLDEQTLHGKAPAGVAAAARARNIEVIAVCGRLSLPPEALGRAGIRRAYALSHLEPDPAVCMAEAGPLLERLAADIARDFLV, from the coding sequence GTGACGGACGGAGCGGTAAACGGTTCGGCACGCGTACTGATCGCGGCGGACAAGTTCAAGGGCTCACTCACGGCTCTGGAGGTCGCACAGCGGGTCACGGCGGGGCTCCACGAGGTCGCCCCCGGGGTGCCGGTCGAGACGCTGCCCGTCGCGGACGGCGGCGACGGTACGGTCGCCGCCGCGGTCGCGGCCGGCTTCGAGCGGCGCGAGGCCCGCGTCACCGGACCGCTCGGCGACGAGGTGACGGCGGCCTACGCGCTGCGCGACGGCACGGCCGTCATCGAGATGGCGGAGGCGTCCGGCCTCCAGCACCTCCCCAAGGGGGTCTTCGCGCCCCTCACGGCGACCACCCACGGCTCCGGCGAGCTGCTGAGCGCCGCGCTCGACGCGGGCGCCCGCTCCATCGTCTTCGGGGTCGGCGGCAGCGCCACCACCGACGGCGGCGCCGGCATGCTCGGCGCGCTCGGCGCCCGCTTCCTGGACGCCGGCGGACAGCCCGTGGGCCCGGGCGGCGGCGGACTGCGGGACCTCGCCACCGCCGACCTCTCGGGTCTCGACCCGCGTCTCGCCGCCGCGGACATCGTGCTCGCCAGCGATGTCGACAATCCGCTGACCGGCCCCAAGGGCGCCGCCGCCGTCTACGGACCGCAGAAGGGCGCCACCCCCGAGGACGTCGCCACGCTCGACGCGGCGCTCGCCCGCTACGCCGGGGTGCTGGAGGCGGCCCTCGGGTCCCGTGCCGCGCATCTCGCGTTCTCGCCCGGCGCGGGCGCGGCGGGCGGTATCGGGTACGGCGCGCTGGTCGGCCTCGGCGCCCGCTTCCGCCCCGGCATCGACGTCATGCTCGACGTCCTGGGCTTCGCCCCGGCGCTGGCCAGGGCCACCCTGGTCATCACCGGCGAGGGATCGCTGGACGAGCAGACCCTGCACGGCAAGGCCCCCGCGGGCGTCGCGGCGGCGGCCCGCGCCCGGAACATCGAGGTCATCGCGGTCTGCGGGCGGCTGAGCCTGCCCCCGGAGGCCCTCGGCCGCGCGGGCATCCGCCGCGCCTACGCCCTCAGCCACCTGGAGCCGGACCCGGCCGTGTGCATGGCCGAGGCCGGCCCGCTGCTGGAGCGCCTCGCCGCGGACATCGCGCGCGACTTCCTGGTCTGA
- a CDS encoding NUDIX hydrolase, whose translation MAQESDAAAAEAADYAAYIASLPRILAGAAVLLRDGAGRVLIVEPNYREGWALPGGTIESDDGETPREGARRETLEEIGLDIRPGTLLTVDWVQGESRPPVASYLYDGGVLSEERLAAIVLQEEELLSWRLVERAEVPAYLPGSLGRRVLIALDALESDGGAGTGTVELENGHRV comes from the coding sequence ATCGCCCAGGAATCCGACGCGGCCGCCGCCGAGGCCGCCGATTACGCCGCGTACATCGCCTCGCTCCCCCGTATCCTCGCGGGCGCCGCCGTGCTTCTGCGGGACGGCGCGGGCCGCGTGCTGATCGTCGAGCCCAACTACCGGGAGGGCTGGGCGCTGCCCGGCGGGACCATCGAGTCCGACGACGGCGAGACCCCGCGCGAGGGCGCGCGGCGCGAGACGCTGGAGGAGATCGGCCTCGACATCCGGCCGGGGACGCTGCTGACCGTGGACTGGGTGCAGGGAGAGAGCCGGCCGCCCGTCGCCTCGTACCTCTACGACGGCGGGGTGCTGAGCGAGGAGCGGCTCGCGGCGATCGTTCTCCAGGAGGAGGAACTGCTGTCGTGGCGGCTGGTGGAGCGCGCCGAGGTCCCCGCGTATCTGCCCGGGTCGCTCGGGCGGCGGGTGCTGATCGCGCTCGACGCGCTGGAGTCGGACGGGGGCGCGGGCACGGGCACGGTGGAGCTGGAGAACGGCCACCGCGTCTGA
- a CDS encoding DNA polymerase III subunit beta family protein, whose protein sequence is MDSTTDNTPHGTDGTGGTGGRSGADGAGGTGGTAGGATRGTLVDLTLGAPPELLSISAFARRVGLTPSALRFYDDCRVLPPARVDALTGYRSYSPDQAIRANMLRSLREAGLPLADVTVVLDGEVAEARAVLERHRTTVRDRSRTADAAIAAVLRAMPGADSPAPGDDGTPTPTRVRLGGAELASAIRQVVPAIGTDPGIPVLGHVLVEIDADEVRLVATDRYRMAVRGLKPVMTVEGPERALLVAAERLVEIGAWAARCAAVTLEAGPDGAGAHDTDGTDTRELPLFEGEFPAYREMLAALTPHRHRVIVDRAALLTAVGALGDTPGVALRLGTDELTVALPDGSGATDLPAVRMGERPLRIGFDPAVLVAALETSVGPDILLEIATATEPVVVRSADQGGFTTLVMPVALPERTG, encoded by the coding sequence ATGGACAGCACTACGGACAACACTCCCCACGGGACCGACGGCACGGGCGGTACGGGCGGCAGGAGCGGCGCGGACGGTGCGGGCGGTACGGGCGGTACGGCGGGTGGCGCGACGCGCGGCACCCTCGTCGATCTCACCCTCGGCGCACCGCCCGAACTGCTGAGCATCAGCGCCTTCGCCCGGCGCGTCGGTCTCACGCCGAGCGCCCTGCGTTTCTACGACGACTGCCGCGTCCTGCCGCCCGCCCGGGTGGACGCGCTCACCGGCTACCGCTCCTACAGCCCCGACCAGGCGATCCGCGCCAACATGCTGCGGAGCCTGCGGGAGGCCGGACTTCCGCTCGCGGATGTCACGGTCGTCCTCGACGGCGAGGTGGCCGAGGCGCGCGCCGTTCTGGAGCGGCACCGCACCACCGTGCGGGACCGGAGCAGGACGGCCGACGCCGCGATCGCGGCCGTGCTGCGCGCCATGCCGGGCGCGGACTCCCCCGCCCCCGGGGACGACGGGACCCCGACACCCACCCGGGTCCGGCTCGGCGGCGCCGAACTGGCGAGCGCGATACGTCAGGTCGTACCGGCGATCGGCACGGACCCGGGGATCCCGGTCCTCGGCCACGTCCTCGTCGAGATCGACGCGGACGAGGTGCGGCTGGTGGCCACCGACCGCTACCGCATGGCGGTACGGGGGCTGAAGCCGGTGATGACGGTGGAGGGGCCGGAGCGGGCGCTGCTGGTGGCGGCGGAACGGCTGGTGGAGATCGGGGCCTGGGCGGCGCGTTGCGCGGCGGTGACCCTGGAGGCGGGGCCCGACGGTGCCGGGGCGCACGACACGGACGGCACGGACACCCGTGAACTTCCCCTTTTCGAGGGAGAGTTCCCCGCCTATCGCGAGATGCTCGCGGCCCTGACGCCGCATCGGCACCGGGTGATCGTGGACCGGGCGGCCCTGCTGACCGCCGTCGGCGCCCTGGGCGACACCCCGGGCGTCGCGCTGCGGCTCGGTACGGACGAGCTGACCGTCGCGCTGCCCGACGGTTCCGGGGCCACGGATCTGCCGGCCGTCCGCATGGGCGAGCGGCCCCTGCGGATCGGCTTCGATCCCGCCGTACTCGTCGCTGCCCTGGAGACGAGCGTGGGCCCGGACATCCTGCTGGAGATCGCCACCGCCACCGAACCGGTCGTGGTGCGCTCCGCGGACCAGGGCGGCTTCACCACGCTGGTGATGCCCGTCGCCCTGCCGGAGCGGACGGGCTGA